In Streptococcus oralis, a single window of DNA contains:
- the murB gene encoding UDP-N-acetylmuramate dehydrogenase, whose amino-acid sequence MSVKEKMLEILEGIDIRFKEPLKTYTYTKVGGRADYLVLPRNRYEMARVVQFANQENIPWMVLGNASNIIVREGGIRGFVILCDKLNNVSVDGYTIEAEAGANLIETTRIALRHSLTGFEFACGIPGSIGGAVFMNAGAYGGEIAHILQSCQILTKEGEIETLSAKDLAFGYRHSAIQDSGAVVLSAKFALAPGNHQVIKQEMDRLTHLRELKQPLEYPSCGSVFKRPVGHFAGQLISEAGLKGYRIGGVEVSEKHAGFMINVADGTAKDYEDLIQSVIEKVKEHSGVTLEREVRILGEKE is encoded by the coding sequence ATGTCAGTAAAAGAAAAAATGCTTGAAATCCTAGAAGGAATCGATATTCGTTTTAAGGAACCTTTGAAGACCTATACCTATACCAAGGTTGGAGGTCGAGCAGATTATCTAGTTTTGCCACGCAATCGCTATGAGATGGCCCGTGTCGTCCAATTTGCCAATCAAGAGAATATTCCTTGGATGGTGCTAGGAAATGCCAGCAATATCATCGTGCGTGAAGGTGGAATCCGTGGTTTTGTCATCTTATGCGATAAGCTTAATAACGTTTCAGTTGATGGTTACACTATTGAAGCAGAAGCTGGAGCGAACTTGATCGAAACGACACGTATTGCTCTCCGTCATAGTTTGACTGGTTTTGAGTTTGCTTGTGGGATTCCTGGAAGCATCGGTGGAGCTGTCTTTATGAATGCGGGTGCCTATGGAGGAGAGATTGCTCATATCTTGCAGTCTTGTCAAATTTTGACCAAGGAAGGGGAAATCGAGACCTTATCTGCCAAGGATTTGGCTTTTGGTTACCGCCATTCAGCTATTCAGGATTCTGGAGCTGTTGTTTTGTCAGCTAAATTTGCCCTAGCTCCAGGGAATCATCAGGTTATCAAGCAAGAAATGGACCGCTTGACGCACCTACGTGAACTCAAACAACCTCTAGAATACCCATCATGTGGGTCAGTCTTTAAGCGTCCAGTTGGGCATTTTGCAGGACAGTTGATTTCAGAGGCTGGCTTGAAAGGCTATCGTATCGGTGGTGTGGAAGTATCTGAAAAGCACGCTGGTTTCATGATCAATGTTGCTGACGGAACGGCCAAAGACTATGAAGACTTGATCCAATCTGTTATCGAAAAAGTCAAGGAACACTCAGGTGTCACTCTTGAAAGAGAAGTCCGAATCTTGGGTGAGAAGGAATAA